A segment of the Desulfovibrio intestinalis genome:
ATTCCCGGTGGCAGATCCTTGCGGCAGCCAAGTCCCACATAAAGACGCGGCACTGCGACGCGCAAAAGCCCCTCGGCAAGTGGCAACCGCCGCCAATGCGCTGCAAGCAGAGGTGGCGCGTGCGCCTCACGTTTGCCAGCCAGCAAGGAGTGCGGCAAAGCCATAGCTCCGGCCTCGCTGGGTACTGGCGTCAGCGAATCGTGCTCCGGCACCGCCCCGCAGGGGTCCCAAACTTCCAGGCTTTCGCCCTCCAGCAGAGCTGCCTGTGCGCGCGGCAACCGCTGCCAATCCACAATGCGCAGGCCAGCCTCACGCAAAAACAGATCAAGAGCCAAAGGATGCCCGCCTGTGGACGGCTTTCCGCCTGAAGCCAGGGCGCTGCCTTCGCTCTCGATCAGGGCAGCGTCGCTTTCTGCCATAACATCAGAAGCTGTTGTAATTACTGGCGTGGCCCGGAGCAACTGCGCCACATGACGGGTCAGTTCGTTGCCGCCGCCCCAGTGGCCGGAAAGAAGGCTGATTACATAGTTGCCCGCCGCGTCCAGCACCAGCACGGGCGGGTCCAGGCTCTTGTGGGTCAACAATGGGGCCAGGGCGCGCACCGCAATGCCAGTGGCCCCAATGAACACATGCGCGCCATACTGCTGGTACGTTGTGGAAAGAAATTCTCCCAACCTGTGAAAGG
Coding sequences within it:
- a CDS encoding cobalt-precorrin 5A hydrolase, with translation MHPVFEKKSLACYALSASALPLARRLKSLVAGKPWTSPKGGRLADCRIFMPERICSSDAQPFHRLGEFLSTTYQQYGAHVFIGATGIAVRALAPLLTHKSLDPPVLVLDAAGNYVISLLSGHWGGGNELTRHVAQLLRATPVITTASDVMAESDAALIESEGSALASGGKPSTGGHPLALDLFLREAGLRIVDWQRLPRAQAALLEGESLEVWDPCGAVPEHDSLTPVPSEAGAMALPHSLLAGKREAHAPPLLAAHWRRLPLAEGLLRVAVPRLYVGLGCRKDLPPGMALAALNEFFAIHGLEPQAIAALSTVTEKLQERALRELAARLDVPLQGFDSARLAKCPVPNPSEAAGRRFGQPPFSVCEAAALLAARGEDGTGVARLLLAKEIFQSQLTIAVALAFEEEHPNAHANADHSEKG